In Mastigocladopsis repens PCC 10914, a single window of DNA contains:
- a CDS encoding GAF domain-containing protein, giving the protein MSVNQRSCGHTADLIINVASQENRELSQNSFTVGAFVKRKGTISTFLAPLTQDTFKQVVTEVEQKLRIFNQTLSMLDSQGFETILQEMLHSITLKTGELLCADRTTIFLVDEEKKELWSIVAEAEGDRSLEIRIPADKGIAGEVAIYKKVINIPFDFYNDPRSVFAREQEKRTGYRTYTMLALPLLNEQGQLVAVVQLLNKLKSSSNPDAPFSERIDIRGFTDADKKLFQEFAPSIRLILESSRSFYIATQKQRAAAALMKAIKSLSQSSLDLEETLKRVMVEAKELMNADRSTLWLLDRDTGELWTKITQDGCSTKELRVPIGKGFAGIVAISGKTLNIPFDLYNHPDSDTAKQIDQQNGYRTCSLLCMPVFNADGELIGVTQLINKKKPGDFPPYHPKLWPKAPECFQASFDHNDEEFMEAFNIQAGIALHNAQLFATVKQQELLQRDILRSLSNGVISTDKAGHIITANESAKRLLGLEPEERLEGKLISDLICIKEGNFSKWCQTALDAPDLTDREQYYPDRTLLTTSKTQHSVNLSISTIADARDHQQVRGALVVMDDISDKKRLKSTMYRYMTQELAEELLKLDDAKLGGDRKEVSILFSDIRGYTTLTENLEAEEVVSMLNEYFESMVEAVFKYKGTLDKYIGDAIMAVYGSPLPLQQHAWMAVQTSIEMRHRLQEFNARRQVDHKPKVNIGIGINSDIVISGNIGSSKRMEFTAIGDGVNLGSRLESVSKQYGCDIIISENTYQRCQNYIWARELDYIRVKGRNEPLAIYELVGLRSDPVCSTKLRLIEHYHRGREYYSSRQFTRAQAEFAKVLEINSRDLAAILHLQRCQHWLQKPLSDSDWDDGVWTFKEK; this is encoded by the coding sequence ATGTCAGTTAATCAACGTAGTTGCGGTCATACCGCCGATTTAATTATTAATGTTGCCAGTCAAGAAAACCGTGAATTGTCGCAAAATAGCTTCACTGTGGGTGCTTTTGTCAAAAGAAAAGGAACGATATCTACCTTTCTTGCTCCCCTGACTCAGGATACTTTTAAACAGGTTGTTACGGAAGTTGAACAGAAATTAAGAATTTTCAATCAAACCCTCTCTATGTTGGATTCTCAGGGTTTTGAAACAATCCTGCAAGAAATGCTACATTCAATTACCTTGAAAACAGGGGAATTACTCTGTGCTGATCGCACGACAATATTTTTAGTGGATGAAGAAAAAAAAGAACTCTGGTCAATAGTGGCTGAGGCAGAGGGCGATCGCTCCTTAGAAATCCGTATCCCGGCAGATAAAGGCATTGCTGGCGAAGTTGCCATATATAAGAAGGTCATCAATATTCCCTTTGATTTTTACAACGATCCCCGCTCAGTATTTGCCCGAGAACAAGAAAAAAGAACCGGCTACCGCACCTACACTATGCTGGCTTTGCCACTTTTAAATGAACAAGGACAATTAGTCGCGGTAGTGCAATTGCTCAATAAATTAAAATCCTCCAGTAATCCAGATGCGCCTTTCTCAGAACGTATTGATATCAGAGGCTTTACTGATGCTGACAAAAAATTATTTCAGGAATTTGCTCCATCCATTAGGCTCATCTTGGAGTCCTCGCGCTCATTTTACATAGCAACTCAAAAACAGAGAGCCGCTGCAGCGCTGATGAAAGCAATCAAATCCCTCAGTCAAAGTAGCCTAGACTTAGAAGAAACGCTAAAGCGGGTGATGGTTGAAGCGAAGGAATTGATGAACGCTGATCGCAGTACCTTATGGTTATTAGACCGCGACACGGGTGAACTTTGGACGAAAATTACCCAAGACGGCTGCTCAACCAAGGAATTGCGAGTACCGATAGGTAAAGGCTTTGCTGGCATAGTGGCAATATCCGGTAAGACGCTGAACATTCCCTTTGATCTGTATAACCATCCTGACTCGGATACTGCTAAACAAATAGACCAGCAAAATGGTTATCGCACCTGTAGCTTACTTTGTATGCCAGTATTTAACGCCGATGGAGAATTGATTGGCGTGACTCAGCTAATCAATAAAAAGAAACCAGGGGATTTTCCCCCTTATCATCCCAAATTATGGCCCAAAGCCCCTGAATGTTTTCAAGCTAGTTTTGACCATAATGACGAAGAGTTTATGGAAGCTTTTAATATTCAGGCGGGGATAGCGTTGCATAATGCCCAGTTGTTTGCCACTGTCAAACAACAGGAACTTTTACAGAGAGACATTCTCCGTAGTCTTTCCAATGGAGTGATTTCTACTGATAAAGCAGGTCACATTATTACCGCAAATGAGAGCGCCAAGCGCTTGCTAGGTCTGGAACCAGAAGAGCGTTTGGAAGGTAAGTTGATAAGTGATCTTATTTGCATCAAAGAAGGCAACTTTAGCAAATGGTGCCAAACGGCTTTAGATGCACCAGACTTAACAGACCGTGAGCAGTACTATCCAGATCGCACCTTGCTGACTACTAGCAAAACACAGCACAGTGTGAATTTATCGATAAGCACGATTGCAGATGCTAGAGACCATCAACAAGTACGAGGGGCGTTAGTCGTCATGGATGACATCAGCGATAAAAAGCGCCTCAAGAGTACCATGTATCGGTATATGACTCAAGAGTTAGCAGAAGAACTGCTGAAATTGGATGACGCTAAACTAGGAGGCGATCGCAAAGAAGTTTCGATTTTATTCTCTGATATTCGCGGCTACACCACTTTAACCGAAAACCTGGAAGCAGAAGAAGTGGTGAGTATGCTCAATGAATATTTTGAATCAATGGTGGAGGCGGTCTTTAAATACAAAGGCACTTTGGACAAATATATCGGCGATGCCATTATGGCTGTCTATGGTTCCCCCTTGCCTTTGCAACAACATGCTTGGATGGCGGTACAAACATCTATAGAAATGCGTCATCGCTTGCAAGAATTTAATGCCCGTCGTCAAGTAGATCACAAGCCAAAAGTTAATATTGGTATTGGTATTAATTCTGACATAGTTATTAGTGGTAATATTGGCTCAAGCAAGCGTATGGAATTTACTGCCATAGGCGATGGCGTTAATTTAGGCTCACGACTCGAAAGCGTCAGTAAGCAGTATGGTTGTGATATTATCATTAGTGAAAACACTTATCAACGTTGTCAAAACTATATATGGGCAAGAGAACTTGATTACATTCGGGTCAAAGGGAGAAATGAGCCATTAGCCATATATGAACTAGTAGGTTTGCGTTCCGATCCTGTTTGTAGTACAAAACTACGACTAATTGAGCATTATCACAGAGGGCGTGAGTATTACTCAAGTCGCCAGTTTACTCGTGCTCAGGCTGAATTTGCGAAAGTTTTGGAAATTAACAGTAGAGATTTAGCAGCAATACTACATTTACAACGTTGTCAGCACTGGCTGCAAAAACCTCTATCTGATAGCGACTGGGATGATGGAGTGTGGACGTTTAAAGAGAAGTAG